Proteins from a single region of Deltaproteobacteria bacterium:
- a CDS encoding carboxylate-amine ligase — MSYDIPPLTVGVEEEYLLVDIETRDLAQDPPKELIDKCRSLHDGQVTHELLRSQIEVGTRVCSSIAEAREELRQLRATVVKVAGEYGLAPIASATHPFAKWHEQLHTPMARYATLMSELQGVARRLVTCGMHVHIGIENPDLRIDMMNQLKYFLPHLLAFSTSSPYWDGADTGLKSFRLSIFDGLPRTGLPEYFDSYSQYERFTEVMTDSGLVEDTSKLWWDIRPNARFPTLEMRITDVCTRLDDSVAIAAFYVSLASCLQRLRRQNQKWRVYSGSLIKENRWRAQRYGLDEGLVDFGRREIIQWDTLLDEIIDLVGEDADRLGCLKELEHLRVIRDRGTSAHLQLDTYDDLKSRGLSHQDAMCGVVDALIEGTKADL; from the coding sequence ATGAGTTACGATATTCCGCCACTCACGGTTGGAGTCGAGGAAGAATATCTATTGGTCGATATCGAGACGCGCGACCTGGCCCAAGACCCGCCCAAAGAATTGATCGATAAATGCCGCAGCTTGCATGATGGCCAAGTGACTCACGAGCTCTTACGTAGCCAGATCGAAGTTGGTACACGGGTTTGTTCCTCCATCGCTGAAGCTCGTGAAGAACTTCGTCAACTGCGGGCAACTGTGGTGAAGGTGGCTGGTGAGTATGGGCTTGCTCCGATTGCCTCCGCAACACATCCGTTTGCAAAGTGGCACGAGCAGCTTCATACACCGATGGCGCGTTACGCAACCTTGATGAGCGAGCTCCAGGGTGTGGCCCGTCGCCTGGTCACATGCGGTATGCACGTCCATATCGGCATTGAAAACCCTGATTTACGCATCGATATGATGAATCAGCTGAAGTATTTCTTACCTCACTTGCTCGCGTTTAGTACTTCTAGCCCTTATTGGGACGGGGCCGATACAGGGCTAAAGAGTTTTCGCTTGAGCATCTTTGATGGTTTACCCAGGACTGGTTTGCCTGAATATTTCGACAGCTATTCGCAGTACGAGAGATTCACTGAGGTGATGACCGATTCGGGTCTGGTGGAAGATACCAGCAAGCTTTGGTGGGACATTCGTCCGAATGCACGTTTTCCTACACTGGAAATGAGAATTACCGATGTTTGCACCCGGCTCGATGATTCAGTTGCTATCGCAGCTTTTTATGTTTCGCTGGCCAGTTGCTTACAGCGGTTAAGACGTCAAAACCAAAAGTGGCGCGTGTATTCAGGCTCGTTGATTAAAGAGAATCGCTGGCGCGCTCAGCGCTATGGGCTCGACGAGGGCTTGGTCGATTTTGGTCGCCGTGAAATTATTCAATGGGATACGTTACTCGATGAGATCATTGATCTCGTGGGCGAGGATGCGGACCGTTTGGGATGTTTGAAGGAATTGGAGCACCTTCGGGTGATTCGGGACCGAGGCACAAGCGCTCACTTACAGCTGGATACCTACGACGA
- a CDS encoding transglycosylase SLT domain-containing protein codes for MTFCLPKIALGAGILALLVTACTGGHPVPNAVVRAEPALCEGRPLPMPLVAARPPLAMDAGGCVIAGAKDVHQPTRRIPVLVSASFRDAIASLNEQTHIFSTADSRHRALRSMGWVAFRSGQYASARGVFQYLHDSSPYSQHAPGAIYWAARSAEMLGMGETYLAELKALVERFPVDYYAVQALQRLGDSALVAEVETAQLSTGQLPDSLILAQALVDVGDFKATRRLLQRALTSQKDSLGPKALLGFELLAERVDSNYFERRFRWERNKRFPNVSHESIRALGYSFPWTYVQIISRAARMTQLDSSLVIALARQESAFNPSAISHAGAMGLMQVMPQTANEVLGFTSDSVESAEFDILNPKNNAEVGSVYLARMLRRHGGQVEYALASYNAGPAAVARWRNRFGDVPVDVFVEEIPYAETRDYVQRVLSWKQKYGFLDAARREISTLTKIQPPAAKVPNRPISG; via the coding sequence ATGACGTTTTGTCTGCCAAAAATAGCCCTGGGGGCGGGGATTCTTGCGTTACTCGTAACTGCATGCACAGGAGGCCATCCGGTCCCCAACGCCGTAGTTCGCGCTGAACCTGCTCTTTGCGAAGGCCGTCCGCTGCCTATGCCATTGGTCGCTGCAAGGCCTCCTCTTGCTATGGATGCTGGAGGTTGCGTGATTGCTGGAGCCAAGGATGTTCACCAGCCAACACGGCGCATACCCGTGCTGGTGAGTGCGTCTTTCCGCGATGCCATTGCTTCTCTGAACGAACAAACTCACATTTTCTCCACTGCTGACTCACGGCACCGCGCTTTGCGCTCCATGGGTTGGGTGGCATTTCGGTCTGGGCAGTACGCTTCGGCTCGCGGTGTATTTCAGTATCTCCACGATTCATCTCCTTACAGCCAACATGCTCCAGGAGCGATTTACTGGGCTGCGCGCTCAGCAGAGATGCTCGGCATGGGAGAGACTTATCTCGCAGAACTTAAAGCTCTCGTAGAGCGCTTTCCCGTAGATTATTATGCGGTTCAAGCCTTGCAGCGCCTGGGTGATTCAGCTTTGGTGGCTGAAGTTGAAACAGCTCAACTCAGTACTGGACAACTCCCTGATTCCCTCATCCTGGCCCAAGCTTTGGTTGATGTGGGTGACTTTAAGGCCACACGGCGGTTGTTGCAGCGTGCATTGACCAGTCAAAAAGATAGTCTGGGACCTAAAGCGTTATTGGGTTTTGAGCTTTTGGCCGAGCGAGTCGATTCAAACTACTTTGAGCGTCGTTTCCGCTGGGAGCGCAATAAACGTTTTCCAAATGTCAGTCATGAGTCTATTCGGGCGCTGGGTTACAGCTTCCCGTGGACCTATGTGCAGATTATTTCGCGGGCAGCCCGGATGACCCAGCTCGATTCTAGTCTGGTGATAGCTCTGGCCCGTCAAGAGAGTGCCTTCAACCCGAGTGCCATCTCACATGCCGGCGCAATGGGGCTGATGCAGGTGATGCCACAAACGGCCAACGAAGTACTCGGCTTTACCTCCGACAGTGTGGAGTCGGCTGAGTTTGATATCCTGAACCCTAAGAATAATGCGGAAGTAGGCTCTGTTTATCTAGCCCGCATGCTTCGCCGTCATGGTGGGCAGGTTGAATATGCCTTGGCCTCTTATAACGCAGGTCCGGCTGCCGTTGCTCGCTGGAGAAACCGATTCGGTGATGTGCCAGTCGATGTATTCGTTGAAGAAATTCCATATGCTGAAACCCGTGACTATGTTCAGCGGGTTTTATCCTGGAAGCAAAAGTATGGGTTTTTGGATGCGGCGCGCCGAGAGATCTCTACCCTTACGAAGATTCAGCCACCCGCGGCCAAAGTACCCAACCGACCGATCTCGGGTTAA
- the rfbB gene encoding dTDP-glucose 4,6-dehydratase: protein MTSPETQHTPHHILVTGGAGFIGSNLVYQFLENDPDVRVVNFDKLTYAGNLNNLSGVQEKYGDRYVFVQGDICDDQVVRKALEDFNIDTVVHLAAESHVDRSIDGPGDFIQTNLVGTFVLLQAARHYWGDRQDVRFHHVSTDEVYGSLGDTGLFQEDTPYDPSSPYSASKAGSDHLVRAWQRTFGLPVTISNCSNNYGAYQFPEKLLPVMIINALEGKDLPIYGDGKNVRDWLYVRDHCSAIDRIIRFAKDGMTYNVGGHNEWANIDIVHLICDELENLKPSGREGGYRSQIVFVKDRPGHDRRYAIDASRLDRDLGWRPAETFESGLKKTIIWYLDNETWAADIRSGGYRLERQGLSES, encoded by the coding sequence ATGACTTCTCCAGAGACGCAGCACACCCCCCATCATATTTTAGTAACCGGAGGCGCGGGGTTTATTGGTTCAAACCTAGTCTATCAATTTCTCGAGAATGACCCCGACGTCCGTGTCGTTAATTTCGATAAGCTGACCTACGCTGGCAACCTAAATAATCTCAGTGGAGTCCAAGAAAAATACGGGGATCGATATGTTTTTGTTCAAGGTGATATTTGCGATGACCAGGTGGTTCGCAAAGCCTTGGAAGACTTCAACATTGATACGGTTGTGCACTTGGCAGCGGAGAGTCACGTTGACCGCTCTATTGATGGGCCTGGTGATTTCATTCAAACAAACTTGGTGGGTACTTTCGTTTTGCTACAAGCCGCGCGTCATTACTGGGGAGACCGTCAGGATGTGCGTTTTCACCATGTCTCGACCGATGAGGTTTATGGAAGTTTAGGCGATACCGGCTTGTTTCAGGAAGATACTCCCTACGACCCTTCAAGTCCCTACAGTGCTTCGAAAGCGGGTTCTGATCACCTTGTGCGCGCTTGGCAGCGAACCTTTGGGCTGCCGGTGACAATCTCGAATTGCTCGAATAACTATGGCGCGTATCAGTTTCCGGAGAAGCTATTGCCGGTCATGATTATCAATGCCCTAGAGGGTAAGGACTTGCCTATTTATGGGGACGGGAAAAACGTAAGAGACTGGCTTTATGTGCGCGACCATTGCTCGGCGATTGATAGAATCATTCGGTTTGCGAAAGATGGAATGACCTACAATGTTGGAGGACACAACGAGTGGGCCAACATTGATATTGTCCATTTGATTTGTGATGAGCTTGAAAACCTCAAGCCCAGTGGCCGCGAGGGTGGATATCGCTCCCAAATTGTTTTCGTGAAAGACAGACCGGGTCATGACCGTCGCTATGCAATCGATGCCAGCCGTCTGGACCGGGACCTTGGTTGGCGACCTGCGGAGACTTTTGAGTCAGGGCTTAAGAAAACGATTATTTGGTACTTAGACAATGAAACCTGGGCCGCAGACATCCGCTCTGGCGGATACAGGTTGGAGCGGCAAGGTCTTTCTGAGAGCTAA
- the rfbD gene encoding dTDP-4-dehydrorhamnose reductase, whose product MSYSVLITGAGGMLGRSLCQKFRDHKVFAMGRDELDVTSQESVLTNFQELQPDVVIHCAAMTQVDDCETDQERAFEVNHLGALHVAQAAKQIKSRLIAISTDYVFKGDALTPYPEDAPTAPQTIYGQSKLAGERAVLDEYADAIVARVAWLYGPGGPSFLHTMMRLGTAGGDPMQVVNDQIGNPTSTLCVANHIGLLLNSNIRGVVNLTCEGEATWFEFTRAIFEQVGIERKVSACTSDAFPRPAPRPANSRLENRVLVNENIQEMPHWREALNDFLKLHPEG is encoded by the coding sequence ATGAGCTATTCGGTCCTTATAACCGGTGCAGGCGGTATGCTGGGAAGGTCACTTTGCCAGAAGTTTCGTGACCACAAAGTTTTTGCGATGGGGCGTGATGAGCTTGATGTAACCTCTCAGGAATCCGTCCTCACGAATTTTCAAGAGCTTCAGCCTGATGTGGTCATTCATTGTGCGGCGATGACTCAAGTTGATGACTGCGAAACCGATCAAGAACGAGCTTTCGAGGTCAATCACTTAGGCGCTTTGCATGTTGCTCAAGCGGCGAAGCAGATAAAGAGTCGCTTGATTGCGATCTCCACGGATTATGTCTTCAAGGGTGATGCGCTCACGCCCTATCCCGAAGATGCCCCCACCGCCCCCCAAACAATTTACGGACAGAGTAAACTTGCCGGAGAACGTGCTGTTCTTGACGAATATGCAGATGCAATCGTAGCGCGTGTTGCCTGGCTTTATGGCCCAGGCGGACCAAGCTTTTTACATACGATGATGCGACTTGGGACAGCGGGCGGAGACCCAATGCAAGTCGTGAACGACCAAATAGGAAATCCTACTTCAACGCTTTGTGTGGCAAATCACATCGGGCTTTTATTGAACTCTAATATTCGGGGCGTTGTAAATCTTACCTGTGAGGGTGAAGCCACGTGGTTTGAATTTACCAGAGCTATTTTTGAGCAAGTTGGGATTGAGCGAAAGGTATCGGCATGTACAAGCGATGCATTTCCACGCCCAGCGCCAAGGCCTGCCAACTCGCGGCTTGAGAATAGGGTTTTGGTGAATGAGAATATCCAAGAGATGCCTCATTGGAGAGAAGCCCTGAACGATTTTCTTAAATTGCACCCGGAAGGATAG